Genomic window (Lycium barbarum isolate Lr01 chromosome 2, ASM1917538v2, whole genome shotgun sequence):
gctttagataagcaaAGTCAAATgagccaaattatttttttgagtttattttaagcataaaataactttaaaaagcaaaaaacagcttataagccaatccaaacgggctcaaaaaGTATTTATATGCAAATATGTTGAAAATTGGTATTTATACACAAAACATAAGCTATGTCACGTAAATATTTCCAAAAATAGACGTAGCGTAATTTTCCCTTTCTTATTTGTTAGTCTCTCCCGtccatttcatttttttcttttgcacaaaCTTAGGAAAGCGTTAACTAAAAAGTGTAATTTGACTACATTATTCATATTTATTCTTTGATCTCAACTTAATTCTACTCTCTTTTTCACCACATTAATCTCTCTTCATATGTATTTATTGTATaaggtaaaaattaaaaaaaaaatactgtaTCTTGATTTTAAAATAACATCTATTTTTGGACCTTCTATATTTATTAAGGACAACAAGTAAAACAATAATTCATTAGTTAACCATATATTCTGCCGAGATTCTTGACTACTCTATTATTATCTTTTACCTTTTTTGTTCCTTCCTATAAAAGTGTAGCTTAAAATAATTATCTTTAATTGTGTTGCAGTATTTTCGCAGCCTTTctctattattatattatttcccTAATTTTATTGCTAACAAACCAACAGGTACCACAAGGTGGGTCCGGTAACAACTGTACAAGCACTGGATGCGTGGTTGATTTGAACGGCGCGTGTCCGTCAGAGTTAAAAGTGACGAGCGTGGGAGGTGAAAAGGTCGCGTGTAAGAGCGCGTGTGAAGCTTTCCGACAAGATGAGTACTGTTGTGCCGGCGCGTATAATAATCCGACTACATGTAAACCGTCGTCGTATTCGATGTTGTTTAAGAAAGCTTGTCCAAGTGCTTACAGCTTTGCTTATGATGATAAAACAAGTACCTTCACTTGTGCTGGCGCTAATAATTATCTAATCACTTTTTGTCCATCCCCTAACACCAGGTAAATTTACTTATTCCTCCTTCTTTACCAAGATTTTATGAGCTTTAATCATTTTCATTCACTAGATTAATCCTTTTTATTTACAAGATTAATTATTCATTTTTGCATTTCTGGGGGTGGGGGAAAAAGAATTGGTATCCGAATTGGTAATGAGGCCTGTCAAATTGAACGTTAGGACGTTACTTTCGATGAAACGAGAAAAGATCTCGACATGTATGTGTAAGACATTGATAGGGGGGCCTTGGGAGTAGGAGGTGACCAATAGGGGTACGTTAGTACTTTGAAATGGTACCTAAGTCAGCTTTAAATGGGAAAAAAATATCAAACTCAACGGCTTATAATTGTCCTCTTCACTGAACCCAAGGCTCTGAATTGTCCTGAAACCAGAATATAGGCCAATTAGCCCACTGTCTAGTTTTCTGTGGATTCAGTTCAGTTTTTTGTAGCGAGTCATAATTATAAATAGACTTGTTTTACCCCTCGATAATGTAATCACGTGAATGAGCTTAATAGCAAGTGAATTGGTGTCCACTATATTAGAATAAAATGTGTAGTAAGGATTTATATAACGTACTCTGAAATACATTGTTGCTAATAATATTCCGTTCTATTATACTTGCCTTGAACTTTGCTTCTAACATGTTTTTCCGAAATTTATTTCAGccaaaaatcatcatcatcatcatcaggtGGGCAAAATCAAGAACCTGAAGATAATAACCaaagcagcagcaacaacaacaatgaaCCATCAACAATCAACGGCTCTATGGTATATGATGGTGCATGGCAATATAGCAGTGCATCTTCAACCACGTGCATGCACGTGTTAAGTTCACCGGCCATCGCCGGTGCCATCGCCATCTTAACAGCCACTTTCCAGTTACGTCAGCTGTTCTAAATTTTTTACTCAACTTTTTGCTGACACACAAATATTAGGCGCAGGCCCATCTTATTTTGTCGGAACTTGGGGTGGTACATCACGTGTGGGCCATTAATTGGCCCCGTGACCCACATGTATGTCCATGTGATGGAGCAATGAgtcacacacacaaaaaaaaaggcTTACGTCTACGTGTCAATTTATTTGACCAACACGTACTCACCTTTTATTTTGGTGAGAGAAGAGGGAGCTATACAGCCACAAATTTAGACACCGATTATATTTTGAGgttatttaattttctttttttttagaatttcGAATTAAGATTGGG
Coding sequences:
- the LOC132628127 gene encoding thaumatin-like protein 1b, which codes for MAQVKLLCLFALFLTFSDLFITGIHSSATFTMVNKCQQTIWPGLLSNAGIAPLSTTGFVLQKGESKTINVPSNWGGRFWGRTHCTEDSTGKFTCATGDCGSGKMECAGGNAAPPATLAEFTLDGANGMDFFDVSLVDGYNLPMLVVPQGGSGNNCTSTGCVVDLNGACPSELKVTSVGGEKVACKSACEAFRQDEYCCAGAYNNPTTCKPSSYSMLFKKACPSAYSFAYDDKTSTFTCAGANNYLITFCPSPNTSQKSSSSSSGGQNQEPEDNNQSSSNNNNEPSTINGSMVYDGAWQYSSASSTTCMHVLSSPAIAGAIAILTATFQLRQLF